One stretch of Micromonospora cremea DNA includes these proteins:
- a CDS encoding ABC transporter permease, translated as MTAFTGTRRLARLVLRRDRIRLAIWVLGTPLLGYALAGSVAGIYPDEAARQGYATTSASSLVARAFNGPIAGPDVGAVVVAETYVTLALIVALLSTFAVTRHTRQNEETGRAELLGASVVGRYAPLTAALLVVVAANVAAAALLAVALAGAGLPLAGSVAAAGAVGGVGVAFTGVTAVTAQVSVTSRGANALAAAVVGLSFVLRAAGDVLGDTSVDGTRVESAWPSWLSPLGWGNQVRAFGGERWWVLALPVALLLAGVALASALAERRDQGAGLVAPRRKPATGAAWLLSPAGLAWRMQRGTLLGWAVGIAVLGVSMGVAADEFNAMIEQNPAAAEAINAMGGGADLVDAYLAAMLGLFALTIGAYVVQALLRVRGDEADGVLEAALVTAVSRTRWLGTQVLAAALGALALLLLAGLTTGLGYGLVTGDPFGEAIALGGAALLRLPALLVVAGGVTALFGLLPRRSVVLSWTALLVFLLLGQLGAVLDLPQAALNVSPYTHVPSVPAVDPAVLPLVVLAGVAAALLAVGVAGFRHRDVPS; from the coding sequence GTGACCGCCTTCACCGGCACCCGCCGGCTGGCCCGGCTCGTGCTGCGCCGCGACCGGATCCGCCTGGCGATCTGGGTGCTCGGCACGCCCCTGCTCGGCTATGCCCTCGCCGGGAGCGTCGCCGGCATCTATCCCGACGAGGCGGCCCGTCAGGGCTACGCGACCACGTCAGCGTCCAGCCTGGTCGCCCGGGCCTTCAACGGCCCCATCGCCGGCCCCGACGTCGGTGCCGTGGTGGTCGCCGAGACGTACGTGACGCTGGCCCTGATCGTCGCGCTGCTGAGCACCTTCGCGGTGACCCGGCACACCCGGCAGAACGAGGAGACCGGCCGCGCCGAGCTGCTCGGCGCCTCCGTGGTCGGCCGGTACGCGCCGCTCACCGCCGCGCTGCTGGTCGTGGTCGCGGCGAACGTGGCGGCCGCGGCGCTGCTCGCCGTCGCACTGGCCGGCGCGGGCCTGCCACTGGCCGGCTCCGTCGCGGCAGCCGGCGCGGTCGGCGGCGTCGGGGTGGCCTTCACCGGCGTCACCGCGGTCACCGCGCAGGTCTCCGTCACCTCCCGGGGCGCCAACGCGCTCGCCGCCGCCGTCGTCGGGCTCTCCTTCGTGCTGCGCGCCGCCGGCGACGTGCTCGGCGACACCAGCGTCGACGGCACCCGGGTGGAGAGCGCCTGGCCCTCCTGGCTCTCCCCGCTCGGCTGGGGCAACCAGGTGCGGGCCTTCGGCGGGGAACGTTGGTGGGTGCTCGCCCTGCCCGTCGCACTGCTGCTCGCCGGGGTGGCGCTGGCGTCCGCCCTTGCGGAGCGGCGGGACCAGGGCGCCGGGCTGGTCGCACCCCGGCGCAAGCCCGCGACCGGTGCGGCGTGGCTGCTCAGCCCGGCTGGGCTGGCCTGGCGGATGCAGCGCGGCACGCTGCTCGGCTGGGCGGTCGGGATCGCCGTGCTCGGCGTTTCGATGGGCGTCGCCGCCGACGAGTTCAACGCCATGATCGAGCAGAATCCGGCCGCCGCCGAGGCGATCAACGCGATGGGCGGCGGAGCCGACCTGGTCGACGCGTACCTGGCCGCGATGCTCGGGCTCTTCGCCCTGACCATCGGGGCGTACGTGGTGCAGGCCCTGCTCCGGGTACGCGGCGACGAAGCCGACGGGGTGCTGGAGGCCGCCCTCGTCACCGCCGTGAGCCGGACCCGATGGCTCGGCACCCAGGTCCTCGCCGCGGCGCTCGGCGCGCTCGCCCTGCTGCTGCTCGCCGGCCTGACCACCGGGCTCGGCTACGGCCTGGTCACCGGCGACCCGTTCGGCGAGGCCATCGCGCTGGGCGGCGCCGCGCTGCTGCGGCTGCCGGCCCTGCTCGTTGTGGCCGGGGGGGTGACCGCGCTCTTCGGCCTGCTGCCCCGCCGGTCGGTGGTGCTCTCCTGGACGGCGCTGCTGGTCTTCCTGCTCCTCGGGCAGCTCGGCGCGGTGCTGGACCTGCCA